The following proteins are co-located in the Mesorhizobium australicum WSM2073 genome:
- a CDS encoding SCP2 sterol-binding domain-containing protein: protein MSVQDIAEKIKSRVASSGFDRSVKFDTGSDGVIVIDGATVSTTDAPADCTIKLSLDDLDSLIAGDLNPTMAFMTGKIKVEGDMTVAMALSQLIG, encoded by the coding sequence GTGAGCGTTCAGGATATAGCCGAGAAGATCAAGTCGCGCGTGGCCAGCAGCGGCTTCGACCGTTCCGTGAAGTTCGACACCGGCAGCGACGGCGTCATCGTCATCGACGGCGCGACCGTCTCGACCACGGACGCTCCCGCCGACTGCACCATCAAGCTGTCGCTCGACGATCTGGATTCGCTGATCGCGGGTGACCTGAACCCGACCATGGCGTTCATGACCGGCAAGATAAAGGTCGAGGGCGACATGACCGTCGCCATGGCGCTGAGCCAGTTGATCGGTTGA
- the odc2 gene encoding ornithine/lysine decarboxylase, whose translation MATQRILDFLATRRPSGPCLVVDLDVVRDNFRAFEKALPDSKIYYAVKANPAPEILRLLAAMGSSFDTASVAEVEMAMDAGAPADRISFGNTIKKERDIARAYQLGIRLFAVDCVEEVEKIARAAPGSRVFCRVLTDGEGAEWPLSRKFGCVPDMAVDVLRHARGLGLDAHGVSFHVGSQQTDLTAWDRALADAKKVFATLAEEGIVLKMVNMGGGFPTRYLRDVPAAQAYGQAIFSALRKHFGNAIPETIIEPGRGMVGNAGVIKSEVVLISKKADNDNVRWVFLDIGKFGGLAETMDEAIRYPLVTRHDGSETAPCVLAGPTCDSADVMYEKTPYPLPLSLTIGDEVLIEGTGAYTTTYSAVAFNGFEPLRSYVI comes from the coding sequence ATGGCCACACAGCGCATCCTCGACTTCCTCGCCACCCGACGTCCGTCCGGCCCCTGCCTCGTCGTCGACCTCGACGTCGTCCGCGACAATTTCCGCGCCTTCGAGAAGGCTCTGCCCGATTCCAAGATCTACTATGCGGTGAAAGCAAACCCGGCGCCGGAAATCCTGCGCCTGCTTGCTGCGATGGGCTCGTCCTTCGACACCGCTTCCGTTGCCGAAGTCGAGATGGCGATGGACGCCGGTGCGCCGGCGGACCGCATCTCCTTCGGCAACACCATCAAGAAGGAGCGTGACATTGCACGCGCCTACCAGCTCGGCATCCGGCTGTTCGCGGTCGATTGCGTCGAGGAAGTCGAGAAGATCGCGCGCGCTGCTCCAGGCTCCCGCGTGTTCTGCCGCGTGCTGACCGATGGCGAGGGCGCCGAGTGGCCGCTGTCGCGCAAGTTCGGCTGCGTGCCCGACATGGCCGTCGACGTGCTGCGCCATGCCAGGGGCCTCGGCCTCGACGCCCATGGCGTGTCGTTCCATGTCGGCTCGCAGCAGACCGACCTGACCGCGTGGGACCGTGCTCTGGCCGACGCCAAGAAGGTGTTCGCGACGCTCGCGGAAGAAGGCATCGTGCTCAAGATGGTCAATATGGGCGGCGGCTTCCCGACGCGCTATTTGCGTGACGTGCCGGCGGCCCAGGCCTATGGCCAGGCGATCTTCTCGGCGCTGCGCAAGCACTTCGGCAACGCCATTCCCGAGACGATCATCGAGCCGGGTCGCGGCATGGTCGGCAATGCCGGCGTCATCAAGTCGGAAGTCGTGCTGATCTCGAAGAAGGCCGACAACGACAATGTGCGCTGGGTGTTCCTCGACATCGGCAAGTTCGGCGGTCTGGCCGAGACCATGGACGAGGCGATCCGCTATCCCCTCGTCACCCGCCATGACGGCAGCGAGACCGCGCCTTGCGTGCTCGCCGGCCCGACCTGCGATTCGGCCGACGTGATGTACGAAAAGACGCCCTATCCGCTGCCCTTGTCACTGACCATCGGCGACGAGGTGCTGATTGAAGGCACCGGCGCCTACACGACCACCTACTCGGCGGTCGCCTTCAACGGCTTCGAGCCTCTCCGATCCTACGTGATCTGA
- a CDS encoding LysR family transcriptional regulator, whose product MDTLTRMRAFIDVVEAEGFSAAARKIGRSKALLSKYVRELEDELGALLLNRTTRQFSMTEAGHTYYRRASEIVREVDSLADAVRESSGDVRGRIKLSAPRTFADAPIGQSLIDFAKQYPDIVLDIQLDDRFVDLVEEGFDLAVRISRLENSSLIARRLAPFSIKLCGSPELIAKHGMPTRPQDLGHMPCIVDTNGRGLNNWPFKGDNGDPVSIAVSGPIEVNSPMAARAAALSGLGFCILPDFIAAPDLKSGQLVAVLDDRILSGGGIFAVYPHRRYLPAKVRVFVDFLVQWFRTRESA is encoded by the coding sequence ATGGACACACTGACCCGCATGCGCGCCTTCATCGACGTCGTCGAAGCCGAGGGCTTTTCGGCGGCGGCGCGCAAGATCGGCCGCTCCAAGGCGCTGCTGTCGAAATATGTGCGCGAGCTGGAGGACGAGCTCGGCGCTCTGCTGCTGAACCGCACCACGCGCCAGTTCTCGATGACCGAGGCCGGCCACACCTACTACCGCCGCGCCTCGGAAATCGTGCGCGAGGTCGATAGCCTGGCCGACGCCGTGCGCGAGTCCTCCGGCGACGTGCGCGGCCGCATCAAGCTGTCGGCGCCGCGCACCTTCGCCGACGCGCCGATCGGCCAGTCGCTGATCGACTTCGCCAAGCAGTATCCCGACATCGTGCTCGACATCCAGCTCGACGACCGCTTCGTCGATCTGGTCGAGGAAGGCTTCGACCTTGCCGTGCGCATCTCGCGGCTGGAGAACTCGTCGCTGATCGCCAGGCGGCTGGCGCCGTTTTCGATCAAGCTCTGCGGCTCTCCAGAACTGATCGCCAAGCATGGCATGCCGACACGACCGCAGGATCTCGGCCACATGCCCTGCATCGTCGACACCAATGGCCGCGGACTGAACAACTGGCCCTTCAAGGGCGACAATGGCGATCCGGTAAGCATCGCCGTCTCCGGCCCGATCGAGGTCAACAGCCCGATGGCGGCGCGCGCTGCGGCCTTGTCGGGGCTTGGATTTTGCATCCTGCCGGATTTCATCGCCGCCCCAGACCTCAAGAGCGGCCAATTGGTGGCGGTGCTCGACGACCGCATCCTGTCGGGCGGCGGCATCTTCGCCGTCTATCCGCATCGCCGTTACCTTCCGGCGAAGGTGCGCGTTTTCGTCGATTTCCTGGTGCAGTGGTTCAGGACGCGCGAGAGCGCCTGA
- a CDS encoding rod-binding protein: protein MAISPPSDIVMDVARAADPMDIEAARAALTKRAGSVAGTFSVDTAASLDAGSILSRETADKAAATADPAKKFKKFEAMVLQTFIQNMLPKDTEGVYGTGLAGDMWKSQLAERVADVMADRGGIGIAKSLLADHYMDGKRKIPIGPVSNGPEKTEIDQQTRLSTSLVQELQRKAAKSMTGDETTKKTDIKI, encoded by the coding sequence TTGGCGATTTCTCCACCCAGCGACATCGTGATGGATGTCGCCCGAGCTGCCGATCCGATGGATATCGAGGCTGCCCGCGCCGCGCTGACCAAGCGCGCCGGCAGCGTCGCCGGCACGTTTTCGGTCGACACTGCGGCTTCGCTCGATGCCGGCTCGATCCTGTCGCGCGAGACGGCGGACAAGGCCGCCGCGACAGCCGACCCGGCCAAGAAGTTCAAGAAGTTCGAGGCGATGGTCCTGCAGACCTTCATCCAGAACATGCTGCCCAAGGACACCGAGGGCGTCTATGGCACGGGTCTCGCAGGCGACATGTGGAAATCGCAGCTCGCCGAGCGTGTCGCCGACGTCATGGCTGACCGCGGCGGCATCGGCATCGCCAAGTCGCTGCTCGCCGACCACTACATGGACGGCAAGCGCAAGATTCCGATCGGCCCGGTCTCGAATGGGCCGGAAAAAACCGAGATCGATCAGCAGACCCGTCTGTCCACCTCGCTCGTCCAGGAGCTGCAGCGCAAGGCCGCCAAGTCGATGACCGGCGACGAGACAACCAAAAAAACAGACATCAAGATCTAG
- a CDS encoding amidase: MTGTHGPFNAFLDLRQMPVAHAELGPLAGLRLAVKDIYDVAGYRTGCGNLQKFANGHAASRTAPAVQAILDAGARFIGKTQTDELAFALFGQNAHFPFPVNPAAPDRVTGGSSSGSAAAVAGRLADIATGSDTGGSIRAPASFCGLIGLRTTHGRISLDGTMQLAPSFDTFGWFADDIETYETVGKLLLGRDPHQHSLDRPLALSWLDEMVARPAAAEYAGMKALVGTVFGTPAMPTTRFSSSPDELYWCFRRLQAREAWTVHGEWITSGERELGPGVEERFGFGRAVDDRTAQTEKVRRLTFRGELSALLGKDGFLVLPTVPGPAPYIDSTPEQFQAYRERALHLLCLAGLSGFPQITLPIGSVAGAPFGLSLLGPSGSDIGLIRLGRKLLDAAQRA, encoded by the coding sequence ATGACAGGCACGCACGGCCCTTTCAACGCCTTTCTCGACCTTCGCCAGATGCCGGTGGCGCATGCCGAACTTGGACCCCTGGCCGGCCTGCGGCTGGCGGTCAAGGATATTTACGACGTTGCCGGCTACCGCACCGGTTGCGGCAATTTGCAGAAATTCGCCAATGGCCACGCCGCTTCGCGCACGGCGCCGGCCGTGCAGGCAATTCTCGACGCCGGTGCGCGCTTCATCGGCAAGACGCAGACCGACGAACTCGCCTTCGCTCTGTTCGGCCAGAACGCGCATTTTCCGTTTCCGGTGAACCCCGCGGCTCCCGACCGTGTCACCGGAGGCTCGTCGTCGGGGTCGGCGGCGGCGGTGGCGGGCAGATTGGCCGACATCGCCACGGGATCCGACACCGGCGGTTCGATCCGCGCGCCGGCGAGTTTCTGCGGGCTGATCGGGCTGCGCACCACGCATGGCCGCATTTCCCTCGACGGCACCATGCAACTGGCGCCGAGTTTCGACACGTTCGGCTGGTTCGCCGACGACATCGAAACCTATGAGACTGTCGGCAAGCTGCTGCTTGGCCGCGATCCGCACCAGCATTCCCTGGACCGTCCGCTGGCGCTCAGTTGGCTGGACGAGATGGTCGCCCGGCCGGCGGCCGCCGAATATGCCGGAATGAAGGCGCTGGTGGGCACGGTGTTCGGCACGCCGGCGATGCCAACGACGCGCTTCAGCTCGTCCCCGGACGAACTCTACTGGTGCTTTCGCCGCCTGCAGGCCAGGGAGGCCTGGACAGTGCATGGCGAATGGATCACCAGCGGCGAGCGCGAACTCGGGCCCGGCGTCGAGGAGCGGTTCGGCTTTGGCCGTGCGGTCGACGACCGGACGGCACAGACCGAGAAGGTGCGCCGGCTGACCTTTCGCGGCGAACTCAGCGCCTTGCTTGGCAAGGACGGCTTCCTTGTCCTGCCGACAGTGCCGGGTCCGGCACCCTATATCGACAGCACACCGGAGCAATTCCAGGCCTACCGCGAACGCGCGCTCCATCTTCTATGCCTGGCCGGGCTCTCCGGCTTTCCGCAGATCACCTTGCCGATCGGCTCGGTCGCCGGCGCTCCGTTCGGCCTGTCGCTGCTTGGCCCTTCCGGCAGCGACATTGGCCTGATACGGCTCGGCCGAAAACTTCTCGACGCAGCACAAAGAGCCTGA
- a CDS encoding GNAT family N-acetyltransferase — protein MEMSVEFVAHAPAFAMVAETAADVAAREALLDRAMGPKRKTKSSEKLRRGRRPSEGLAFVARDASGGVAGTVRLWDVTLGEGGPPALLLGPLAVDPSLKSAGIGSALMRHAIAEAARLGHAAILLVGDEPYYGRFGFSAARTGALAMPGPYERHRLLALELVEGVLDGARGTLKASGRKLKAQAPTLAA, from the coding sequence ATGGAAATGTCAGTCGAATTCGTAGCTCATGCGCCGGCCTTCGCCATGGTCGCCGAAACCGCTGCCGACGTGGCGGCGCGCGAAGCCTTGCTCGATCGCGCCATGGGGCCGAAGCGCAAGACCAAATCATCGGAGAAGCTGCGCCGCGGCCGCCGGCCCTCGGAGGGGCTTGCCTTCGTCGCACGCGATGCCTCGGGCGGCGTGGCCGGCACCGTGCGGCTATGGGATGTCACGCTGGGCGAGGGCGGTCCGCCAGCGCTGCTGCTTGGCCCGCTCGCCGTCGACCCGTCGCTCAAGAGTGCCGGCATCGGCTCGGCGCTGATGCGGCATGCCATCGCGGAAGCCGCGCGCCTCGGCCACGCCGCGATCCTGCTGGTTGGGGACGAGCCTTACTATGGCCGCTTCGGCTTTTCGGCTGCCAGGACCGGGGCGCTCGCCATGCCGGGGCCTTACGAACGGCACCGTCTGCTGGCCTTGGAACTGGTGGAGGGCGTGCTTGACGGCGCCAGGGGTACGCTGAAGGCGTCCGGCCGCAAGCTCAAGGCACAGGCGCCGACCTTGGCCGCATGA